Proteins encoded within one genomic window of Schaalia sp. HMT-172:
- a CDS encoding DivIVA domain-containing protein — MTEFPKVGFFSKGYHCGQVDAFFEDARRAYEGGLPPEQFSAEQVRLATFELKNRGYNIEAVDAAMNRLEAAFVKRDRADSVAAEGEAAWYDRVADRATTLYPRLQRPRGERFAHPSRGRGYDCEAVDDLLDRIAAYFDEAGELTADEIRTATFRAKRGKKAYAEGPVDAYLGRAIEILLAVD; from the coding sequence ATGACTGAGTTCCCTAAGGTTGGTTTCTTCTCCAAGGGCTACCACTGCGGACAGGTCGATGCGTTCTTTGAGGATGCGCGTCGCGCGTACGAGGGGGGTCTCCCTCCCGAGCAGTTCAGCGCGGAGCAGGTGCGCCTGGCGACCTTTGAGCTGAAGAACCGGGGCTACAACATCGAGGCCGTCGACGCCGCTATGAACCGCCTGGAGGCTGCGTTCGTTAAGCGCGACCGCGCCGATTCCGTAGCCGCCGAGGGCGAGGCCGCGTGGTACGACCGCGTCGCGGACCGCGCGACGACCCTGTATCCGCGCCTCCAGCGCCCCCGCGGTGAGCGTTTCGCCCACCCGAGCCGCGGGCGGGGCTACGACTGCGAGGCCGTGGATGATCTGCTTGATCGCATCGCCGCCTACTTCGACGAGGCCGGGGAGTTGACCGCGGACGAGATTCGCACCGCGACCTTCCGTGCTAAGCGTGGCAAGAAGGCCTACGCCGAGGGGCCGGTGGACGCCTACCTGGGGCGCGCGATCGAGATCCTGCTCGCGGTCGACTGA
- the rlmN gene encoding 23S rRNA (adenine(2503)-C(2))-methyltransferase RlmN encodes MGARREVRPSDQPPEGATHKDAKPVLSFTAQRRGKAPSHLADLDAAGRKQVLKDLGLPAFRADQLSRHYFTHFEADPERMSDIPAGMRAQVSEALLPTLVSKVVSLEADGGRTIKDLWRLYDGAQVESVLMRYPQRTTLCVSSQAGCGMACPFCATGQMGLTRNLSTAEIVDQVRYAQAACRDGALAGGPTTLSNVVFMGMGEPLANYKTVIGALHRLIDPAPEGFGMSARNITVSTVGLVPAIKKLAGEGMPVTLAVSLHAPDDDLRDELIPINSRWKVGELLDAARAYFLATGRRVSIEYALIKDMNDQEWRAQLLADELNNRGHGWVHVNPIPLNPTPGSIWTASTKHVQDAFVKRLRDNGIATSIRDTRGSDIDGACGQLATAVSEGRRSAGEEHA; translated from the coding sequence CTGGGCGCGCGCCGAGAGGTGCGCCCGAGCGATCAGCCGCCGGAGGGGGCGACGCATAAGGACGCGAAGCCCGTCCTGTCCTTCACCGCTCAGCGCCGGGGCAAGGCGCCCTCGCACCTGGCTGATCTCGACGCGGCCGGGCGCAAGCAGGTGCTCAAGGACTTGGGGCTGCCCGCGTTCCGTGCGGATCAGCTCTCGCGCCACTACTTCACGCACTTCGAGGCCGACCCGGAGCGCATGAGTGACATTCCGGCTGGCATGCGTGCCCAGGTGAGCGAGGCTCTCCTGCCGACGCTCGTGTCGAAGGTCGTCTCGTTGGAGGCGGACGGCGGCCGCACGATCAAGGATCTGTGGCGGCTGTACGACGGGGCCCAGGTGGAGTCGGTGCTCATGCGCTACCCGCAGCGCACCACCCTGTGCGTGTCCTCGCAGGCCGGTTGCGGCATGGCGTGTCCGTTCTGTGCGACGGGGCAGATGGGCCTGACTCGTAACCTGTCGACGGCGGAGATCGTCGATCAGGTTCGCTACGCGCAGGCGGCATGCCGAGATGGAGCGCTCGCCGGTGGACCCACGACGCTGTCGAACGTCGTGTTCATGGGAATGGGTGAGCCGCTGGCCAATTACAAGACGGTGATCGGCGCCCTGCATCGCCTCATCGATCCTGCGCCCGAAGGTTTCGGTATGAGCGCGCGCAACATTACCGTCTCGACGGTCGGGCTGGTTCCCGCGATTAAGAAGCTCGCGGGGGAGGGGATGCCGGTGACGCTCGCGGTGTCGCTGCATGCCCCCGACGATGATCTGCGTGACGAGCTCATTCCGATCAACTCGCGCTGGAAGGTCGGGGAGCTCCTGGATGCTGCCCGCGCCTACTTCCTGGCAACGGGACGGCGCGTGTCGATCGAGTACGCGCTCATCAAGGACATGAACGATCAGGAGTGGCGCGCCCAGCTTCTGGCCGACGAGCTCAACAATCGAGGCCATGGCTGGGTTCACGTGAACCCGATCCCCCTGAACCCGACGCCGGGATCGATTTGGACGGCGTCCACGAAGCATGTCCAGGATGCGTTCGTCAAGCGTCTGCGCGACAACGGAATTGCGACGTCGATTCGCGATACCCGGGGTTCCGACATCGACGGCGCGTGCGGTCAGCTGGCCACGGCGGTTTCCGAGGGGCGCAGGTCCGCCGGTGAGGAGCACGCGTGA
- the frr gene encoding ribosome recycling factor, producing the protein MIDDILLEAEDKMDKAVEAARHEFTNIRTGRATSSMFEQLLVDYYGAPTPMQQLASFQIPEARTVLISPFDRTATQEIIRTLRESDLGVNPTDDGNVVRVVLPALTEDRRKEYVKQAKSKAEDGRVSVRGVRRKAKDQLDRLKKDGEASEDDVDRAEKNLDSMTKAHTEQIDKMLATKESELLTI; encoded by the coding sequence GTGATCGACGATATTCTCCTCGAAGCCGAGGACAAGATGGACAAGGCCGTCGAGGCCGCCCGCCACGAGTTCACGAACATCCGCACGGGGCGCGCGACGTCTTCGATGTTCGAGCAGCTGCTGGTGGACTACTACGGCGCGCCCACCCCGATGCAGCAGCTTGCGAGCTTCCAGATTCCCGAGGCCCGCACGGTGCTGATCTCTCCCTTCGACCGCACGGCGACGCAGGAGATTATCCGCACGCTGCGCGAGTCTGACCTGGGCGTCAATCCCACGGACGACGGCAACGTTGTTCGCGTCGTGCTGCCTGCGCTGACCGAGGATCGCCGCAAGGAGTACGTCAAGCAGGCCAAGAGCAAGGCTGAGGATGGCCGCGTCTCCGTGCGCGGCGTGCGCCGCAAGGCTAAGGATCAGCTGGATCGCCTGAAGAAGGATGGCGAGGCGTCCGAGGACGACGTCGATCGCGCAGAGAAGAACCTCGATTCGATGACGAAGGCCCACACGGAGCAGATTGACAAGATGCTCGCGACGAAGGAAAGCGAACTGCTGACGATCTGA
- the pyrH gene encoding UMP kinase, translating into MSTKRRVLLKLSGEAFGGGSIGLDPKVVRNIAEQVASAVREGVQVAIVVGGGNFFRGAQLAREGLERSRADYMGMLGTVMNALALQDFIDQSGIPARVQTAITMAQVAEPYLPLRAIRHLEKGRVVVFGAGAGLPYFSTDTVSAQRALEIHCDELLVAKNGVDGVYDDDPNKNPNAHRFDSLTYSEALRRDLKVIDGSALALCRENGLTTRIFGMGGEGAVTRALMGDEIGTLVTA; encoded by the coding sequence ATGTCGACGAAGCGCCGCGTTTTGCTCAAGCTTTCCGGAGAGGCATTTGGAGGTGGGTCTATCGGCTTGGACCCCAAGGTCGTCCGCAATATCGCTGAGCAGGTGGCGAGCGCCGTGCGCGAGGGCGTGCAGGTCGCGATTGTCGTCGGTGGTGGCAATTTCTTCCGCGGCGCCCAGCTGGCTCGTGAGGGCCTGGAGCGTTCCCGCGCCGACTACATGGGTATGCTCGGAACCGTCATGAACGCTCTGGCCCTCCAGGACTTCATCGACCAGTCGGGCATTCCCGCACGCGTTCAGACGGCCATCACGATGGCCCAGGTCGCTGAACCCTATCTGCCGCTGCGGGCGATCCGTCACCTGGAGAAGGGGCGCGTCGTCGTGTTCGGCGCCGGCGCAGGCCTGCCCTACTTCTCGACCGACACCGTCTCGGCGCAGCGCGCGCTCGAGATCCACTGTGACGAGCTCCTGGTGGCGAAGAACGGCGTGGACGGCGTCTACGACGACGATCCGAACAAGAACCCCAACGCGCATCGTTTCGACTCGCTGACCTATTCGGAGGCGCTGCGCCGCGACCTGAAGGTGATCGACGGCTCGGCGCTGGCGCTGTGCCGCGAGAATGGCCTGACCACTCGTATCTTCGGCATGGGTGGGGAAGGCGCGGTCACCCGCGCGCTCATGGGCGATGAAATCGGTACCCTAGTGACGGCGTGA
- a CDS encoding phosphatidate cytidylyltransferase, translating into MASTDPSLLARIFSPGPTRDNHPAGGATGKAGRNLPQAITTAVVLIVAVAVPLFTSLPAFVGVIGFVCLVGIWELAGAFARMGITLTVTPLYVGAIGMITCAWWLGSEGTLFALYITVFVCAAWRLLDRRQESRMSDVVSSTFTAVYVPFLASFVVLMLAAWRDPWVFVVFELMVIANDTGGWAAGVLFGKHPMAPALSPKKSWEGFAGSALTAVGVGCVGLWLLGAAWWWGIVAGVSIAFVGTMGDLTESLIKRESGLKDMSQILPGHGGVLDRVDALLMSAPVAYFIFAWALPGISWESSH; encoded by the coding sequence ATGGCGTCAACGGATCCTTCACTGCTGGCTCGCATCTTTTCCCCGGGCCCCACGCGCGACAATCATCCCGCGGGTGGGGCGACGGGGAAGGCGGGTCGTAACCTCCCGCAGGCGATCACGACGGCGGTTGTCCTCATCGTTGCCGTCGCGGTCCCCCTGTTTACCTCGCTTCCGGCGTTTGTCGGTGTCATTGGCTTCGTGTGCCTCGTCGGTATCTGGGAGCTGGCGGGTGCTTTCGCGCGCATGGGCATCACGCTCACCGTGACACCGCTGTACGTGGGCGCGATCGGCATGATCACGTGTGCGTGGTGGCTGGGTAGCGAGGGCACGCTCTTCGCGCTGTATATCACGGTCTTCGTGTGCGCTGCGTGGAGGCTGCTCGACCGGCGGCAGGAGTCGCGGATGAGCGACGTCGTCTCCTCGACGTTCACGGCCGTCTACGTGCCCTTCTTGGCCTCTTTCGTCGTACTAATGCTCGCGGCGTGGCGCGATCCGTGGGTGTTTGTCGTCTTTGAACTGATGGTCATCGCGAACGACACGGGCGGGTGGGCTGCCGGTGTCTTGTTCGGCAAGCATCCCATGGCGCCGGCCCTGTCTCCGAAGAAGTCGTGGGAGGGCTTCGCTGGTTCCGCGCTGACGGCGGTCGGTGTCGGTTGCGTGGGGCTGTGGCTGCTGGGTGCCGCCTGGTGGTGGGGCATCGTCGCCGGTGTCTCGATCGCGTTCGTGGGCACGATGGGTGACCTGACCGAGTCGCTGATTAAGCGCGAGTCGGGCCTCAAAGACATGTCCCAGATCCTGCCCGGGCACGGTGGCGTTCTGGATCGGGTGGACGCGCTGCTGATGAGCGCGCCGGTCGCCTACTTCATCTTCGCGTGGGCGCTGCCCGGTATTTCTTGGGAGTCGAGCCATTGA
- the tsf gene encoding translation elongation factor Ts has product MANFTAADVKALREQTGAGMMDVKKALTEADGDAEKALEIIRLKGLKSLSKREGRQASAGLLAAQTDGTVGVLVEVNSETDFVAKNQKFIDFSNEVLAAAVASGAADLDALLAAPMGEGTVKDRLDAFAAIIGEKLQVGRIVRVEGENVDLYLHQTSPDLPPQVGVFVVTDAAGKAVAHDIAMHVAAYMPAYLDRDSVPADVLDKERATLEKITLEEGKPANIVPKIVEGRLNAFFKDNCLVDQAYARDPSKSVGQVLKEAGATVTNFVRVHVGA; this is encoded by the coding sequence ATGGCGAATTTCACCGCTGCAGATGTGAAGGCGCTGCGTGAGCAGACCGGCGCCGGCATGATGGATGTCAAGAAGGCTCTGACCGAGGCCGACGGCGACGCCGAGAAGGCTCTCGAGATCATCCGCCTGAAGGGCCTGAAGTCCCTGTCCAAGCGCGAGGGCCGCCAGGCCTCCGCCGGCCTGCTGGCCGCGCAGACCGACGGCACCGTCGGCGTGCTGGTCGAGGTCAACTCCGAGACGGACTTCGTCGCGAAGAACCAGAAGTTCATCGACTTCTCCAACGAGGTCCTGGCCGCCGCCGTCGCGTCCGGCGCCGCCGACCTGGACGCGCTGCTCGCCGCCCCCATGGGCGAGGGCACCGTCAAGGATCGCCTGGACGCCTTCGCCGCCATCATCGGCGAGAAGCTGCAGGTTGGCCGCATCGTGCGCGTTGAGGGCGAGAACGTCGACCTCTACCTGCACCAGACCAGCCCGGACCTGCCCCCGCAGGTCGGCGTCTTCGTCGTGACCGACGCCGCCGGCAAGGCCGTTGCCCACGACATCGCGATGCACGTTGCCGCCTACATGCCCGCCTACCTCGACCGCGACTCGGTTCCCGCCGACGTGCTCGACAAGGAGCGCGCCACCCTCGAGAAGATCACTCTCGAGGAGGGCAAGCCCGCCAACATCGTTCCCAAGATCGTTGAGGGCCGCCTGAACGCGTTCTTCAAGGACAACTGCCTCGTTGACCAGGCCTATGCCCGTGACCCCTCGAAGTCCGTTGGTCAGGTCCTCAAGGAGGCCGGCGCCACGGTCACCAACTTCGTGCGCGTGCACGTGGGTGCCTGA
- the ispG gene encoding flavodoxin-dependent (E)-4-hydroxy-3-methylbut-2-enyl-diphosphate synthase, translated as MPDVAASPFPRRQTHRLMVGDVPVGGGAPVSVQSMTTTKTHDIGATLQQIAELTAAGCDIVRVACPTDKDADALPIIAKQSRIPVIADIHFKPKYVFQAIEAGCGAVRVNPGNIRKFDDQVKDICKAASDHGVSLRIGVNAGSLDPRLLKKYGRATPEALVESAIWEASLFEENDFHDFKISVKHHDVLTMVQAYRMLSEAGDWPLHLGVTEAGPAFQGTIKSVSAFSILLAEGIGDTIRVSLSAPPVEEVKVGTKMLEFLGLRDKTLEIVSCPSCGRAQVDVWTLAENVTEGLKDLTVPLRVAVMGCVVNGPGEAREADLGVASGNGKGQIFIRGEVVETVPEDQIVETLIRRANALAEELGLEPGSGTVEVAPITAPDVKLPGIDR; from the coding sequence ATGCCCGACGTCGCGGCGTCGCCGTTCCCGCGTCGGCAGACGCATCGCCTGATGGTGGGAGACGTTCCCGTGGGCGGTGGGGCGCCGGTGTCCGTCCAGTCCATGACGACCACGAAGACGCACGATATTGGCGCGACGCTGCAGCAGATCGCGGAGCTGACCGCCGCGGGCTGTGACATCGTGCGCGTCGCGTGCCCGACGGATAAGGATGCTGATGCGCTGCCGATCATCGCGAAGCAGTCCCGTATTCCCGTCATCGCGGACATTCACTTCAAGCCGAAGTACGTGTTCCAGGCGATCGAGGCCGGTTGCGGCGCCGTGCGCGTGAACCCGGGCAACATCCGTAAGTTCGACGACCAGGTGAAGGACATCTGCAAGGCGGCCTCCGATCACGGCGTCTCCCTGCGTATCGGCGTGAACGCGGGTTCGCTGGATCCGCGCCTGCTGAAGAAGTACGGCCGAGCGACGCCCGAGGCCCTGGTCGAGTCGGCGATCTGGGAGGCCTCTCTTTTCGAGGAGAACGACTTCCACGACTTCAAGATTTCGGTCAAGCACCACGACGTGCTCACCATGGTTCAGGCCTACCGGATGCTCTCGGAGGCGGGGGATTGGCCGCTGCACCTGGGTGTCACCGAGGCTGGGCCTGCCTTCCAGGGCACGATTAAGTCCGTGTCCGCCTTCTCGATCCTGCTGGCCGAGGGCATCGGTGACACGATTCGCGTCTCCCTGTCGGCGCCTCCCGTGGAGGAGGTCAAGGTGGGCACGAAGATGCTGGAGTTTTTGGGCCTGCGTGACAAGACCCTCGAGATCGTGTCCTGCCCCTCCTGTGGCCGAGCTCAGGTGGATGTGTGGACGCTGGCCGAGAACGTCACCGAAGGGCTCAAGGACTTGACCGTCCCGCTGCGCGTGGCCGTCATGGGGTGCGTCGTCAACGGCCCGGGTGAGGCTCGCGAGGCGGACCTGGGTGTCGCCTCGGGCAATGGCAAGGGCCAGATCTTCATCCGCGGTGAGGTGGTGGAGACGGTGCCCGAGGACCAGATCGTCGAGACGCTGATCCGTCGTGCTAACGCGTTGGCCGAGGAACTCGGCCTCGAACCGGGGTCCGGAACCGTTGAGGTTGCCCCGATCACCGCCCCGGATGTGAAACTTCCGGGCATCGATCGCTGA
- a CDS encoding DivIVA domain-containing protein — MRTNDFSRTFLREGYDMSEVRAFLADVERTIRGQASEPDQIVTARKAEEIEFSVKFRGFDMDQVDAEIDRLIGVLRGLDRDREWAAQHEGEAGEEVSAAHADDPAPASLTDSRSGPEGPAIPPAASQVPAIPSAGSQAPAASDIWPIAPETRIPRADSGDVPVSPEPPEALVVPAPTVDASAPVAIDSLDVDRVLDRLAADPPIQTVVDQVAAEFGTQEAVDEILRSMTQSKEQ, encoded by the coding sequence GTGAGGACGAACGATTTTTCGCGCACGTTCTTGCGCGAGGGCTACGACATGAGCGAGGTGCGCGCATTCCTCGCCGATGTGGAGCGCACAATCAGGGGGCAGGCGAGCGAGCCGGATCAGATCGTGACCGCCCGCAAGGCTGAGGAGATAGAGTTTTCCGTCAAGTTCCGTGGCTTCGACATGGACCAGGTGGACGCTGAGATCGATCGCTTGATCGGCGTGTTGAGGGGGCTTGATCGCGACCGCGAGTGGGCGGCCCAGCATGAGGGCGAGGCCGGCGAGGAAGTGTCGGCTGCGCACGCGGACGATCCCGCCCCGGCCTCGTTGACCGACTCGCGCAGCGGCCCCGAAGGGCCCGCAATTCCTCCCGCGGCCTCTCAGGTGCCCGCAATTCCTTCCGCAGGCTCTCAGGCGCCCGCAGCCTCCGACATCTGGCCAATCGCCCCTGAGACGCGTATACCCCGGGCGGATTCTGGTGACGTGCCGGTGTCCCCGGAGCCGCCAGAAGCACTCGTTGTCCCCGCGCCGACCGTAGACGCGAGCGCGCCGGTGGCCATCGATAGCCTCGACGTCGATCGCGTGCTCGATCGCCTCGCGGCCGATCCGCCCATCCAGACGGTCGTGGACCAGGTGGCCGCCGAGTTCGGCACCCAGGAGGCCGTCGATGAGATTCTTCGTTCCATGACTCAGAGTAAGGAGCAATGA
- the dxr gene encoding 1-deoxy-D-xylulose-5-phosphate reductoisomerase: MAGHHVSGLGTIPVVLLGSTGSIGTQAREVIEANRGRFDVLGLSAGGSSVTELAAQVLALNPAFVGVARDVRAELAAAVESMGGTCPEVFVGEDASVEVVCASVQRAQELYPSVTPVVLNGITGGVGLSSTLASLRCGARLALANKESLVVGGALVKNAMRFPGQIVPVDSEHSAIAQALASGVHERGLTSPVVSGRSEVADLVLTASGGPFRGRTREQLRGVRAAQALAHPTWDMGPVVTINSSTLINKGLELIEAHLLFDVEPENIVATVHPQSIVHSMVTWRDGATTLQASPPDMRLPIALGLTWPERLDGVEEPLSWGNPSQWTFEPVDDQTFPAINLARFAVGASATHPAVLNAANEVMVDAFIEGAVPWLAIVDTVSAIVHEHEGVADPSLEDIVAAQRWADRRARECVAAGQWKDM, encoded by the coding sequence ATGGCTGGCCATCACGTGTCCGGGCTGGGCACCATCCCCGTTGTTTTGCTCGGTTCGACCGGCTCGATTGGCACGCAGGCCCGCGAGGTCATCGAAGCGAACCGGGGCCGTTTCGACGTACTGGGCCTGAGCGCTGGTGGTTCGTCGGTTACCGAGCTCGCCGCGCAGGTCCTCGCTTTGAACCCCGCGTTCGTCGGCGTGGCCCGCGACGTGCGCGCGGAGCTGGCGGCTGCCGTGGAGTCGATGGGCGGCACGTGCCCGGAGGTGTTCGTCGGCGAGGACGCCTCGGTCGAGGTCGTGTGTGCTTCGGTTCAGCGTGCGCAGGAGCTGTATCCGAGCGTGACTCCCGTGGTTCTCAACGGTATTACGGGTGGCGTGGGGTTGTCGTCGACGCTCGCGTCCCTGCGCTGCGGCGCCCGCCTGGCGCTGGCGAACAAGGAGTCGCTGGTCGTGGGCGGCGCGCTGGTGAAGAACGCGATGCGTTTCCCCGGGCAGATCGTGCCGGTGGATTCGGAGCACTCGGCGATCGCGCAGGCCCTGGCTTCGGGCGTGCACGAGCGGGGGCTGACGTCGCCGGTCGTGTCGGGGCGCTCGGAGGTCGCTGACCTGGTGCTGACTGCTTCGGGCGGGCCTTTCCGTGGTCGGACGCGCGAGCAGCTGCGCGGGGTGCGCGCGGCGCAGGCGTTGGCGCACCCGACGTGGGATATGGGTCCGGTCGTGACGATCAATTCCTCCACGCTCATCAACAAGGGCCTGGAGCTGATCGAGGCCCACCTGCTCTTCGACGTGGAGCCAGAAAATATTGTGGCGACGGTTCACCCGCAGTCGATCGTGCACTCGATGGTGACGTGGCGCGACGGGGCGACGACGTTGCAGGCCTCCCCTCCGGATATGCGCTTGCCGATCGCGCTGGGACTGACGTGGCCGGAGCGCCTCGATGGCGTGGAGGAGCCCCTGTCGTGGGGCAATCCTTCGCAGTGGACGTTTGAGCCGGTGGACGACCAGACGTTCCCGGCGATTAATCTGGCGCGTTTCGCCGTCGGCGCTTCGGCCACGCACCCCGCGGTGCTCAACGCCGCGAATGAGGTGATGGTCGACGCCTTCATCGAGGGCGCCGTTCCGTGGCTCGCGATCGTCGACACTGTGTCGGCGATCGTTCATGAGCACGAGGGTGTCGCGGACCCCTCGCTGGAGGATATTGTGGCCGCGCAGCGCTGGGCCGACCGGCGCGCACGCGAGTGTGTCGCGGCTGGTCAATGGAAGGATATGTGA
- a CDS encoding RIP metalloprotease yields the protein MGSIVGIVVIIVGILASVALHEVGHMLPAKKFGVLVPDYAVGFGPALWKKKIGDTTYALRAILLGGYVKIVGMYAPARPGTRLVGRGGKPTLAQEAREASAEEIPQGQEHRAFYLLSAPKKVVVMLGGPLMNLLIAIVLSAVTMIGIGAPTASRTIAAVPATISTSSGEVASPAYEAGVRPGDTVEAWNGQPVATFAELQQAVGATPEGESATLTVERDGGRVDLTVMPVTGAQGARYVGVTAAYEYVSASPADVARADWQMFTGTASVVVRLPQAVWQVGRSIVTDEERDASGVVSVVGVGRMAGEVTGDSAALGLRDTRQVVAVLLSLLASLNMALFVFNLIPLPPLDGGHILGAVFEGVRRQVARLRGAQDPGPADTARLVPLTWAVGGLLVAMSVILIVADIVKPVSLG from the coding sequence GTGGGTTCTATCGTCGGTATCGTCGTCATCATCGTGGGGATTTTGGCGTCGGTCGCGCTGCACGAGGTGGGGCACATGCTACCCGCCAAGAAGTTCGGCGTCCTGGTGCCGGATTACGCGGTGGGCTTCGGTCCAGCCCTGTGGAAGAAGAAGATCGGGGATACGACGTATGCGCTGCGCGCTATCCTGCTCGGCGGCTACGTGAAGATCGTCGGCATGTACGCGCCGGCGCGCCCGGGCACGCGCCTGGTGGGGCGGGGTGGTAAGCCGACGCTCGCTCAGGAGGCTCGCGAGGCCTCGGCGGAGGAGATCCCCCAGGGGCAGGAGCATCGCGCGTTCTACCTGCTCAGCGCGCCCAAGAAGGTCGTGGTGATGCTGGGCGGGCCCCTCATGAACCTGCTGATCGCGATCGTGCTCAGCGCCGTGACGATGATCGGGATCGGGGCTCCCACCGCCTCGCGCACCATCGCGGCGGTGCCGGCGACGATCTCCACGTCCTCGGGTGAGGTTGCTTCTCCCGCCTACGAGGCGGGGGTGCGTCCCGGGGACACGGTGGAGGCGTGGAACGGGCAGCCGGTCGCGACCTTCGCGGAGCTTCAGCAGGCCGTGGGCGCGACCCCCGAGGGCGAGTCCGCGACTCTGACCGTCGAGCGTGACGGTGGACGCGTGGATCTGACGGTGATGCCTGTCACGGGTGCTCAGGGCGCGCGTTACGTGGGAGTGACGGCCGCCTACGAGTACGTGTCGGCCTCGCCCGCGGACGTCGCTCGGGCTGACTGGCAGATGTTCACGGGCACCGCCTCGGTGGTTGTGCGTCTGCCGCAGGCCGTGTGGCAGGTGGGGCGTTCAATCGTCACCGACGAGGAACGTGATGCGAGCGGCGTCGTGTCGGTCGTGGGCGTGGGCCGCATGGCCGGCGAGGTCACGGGGGATTCGGCGGCCCTGGGCCTGCGCGACACCCGTCAGGTGGTCGCTGTGCTGCTGAGTCTGCTGGCGTCGCTGAACATGGCGCTCTTCGTCTTCAACTTGATCCCGCTTCCGCCTCTGGATGGCGGTCATATCCTCGGTGCCGTGTTTGAGGGCGTGCGCCGCCAGGTGGCTCGCCTGCGGGGCGCGCAGGACCCGGGTCCCGCGGATACGGCTCGCCTGGTTCCGCTGACCTGGGCCGTGGGCGGCCTGCTCGTCGCGATGAGCGTCATCCTGATCGTCGCCGACATCGTCAAGCCCGTGTCCCTCGGCTGA